In Sparus aurata chromosome 24, fSpaAur1.1, whole genome shotgun sequence, the genomic stretch TCTTCAAATGAAAAGCAATGTTGTATCCCAAGGGACACAGTTCCAGTAAGAGCAGGGCTGTCCAAGGTGGGGCCCACAGACCAAAGGTGGCCAGCCATAAGGTCCAATCTGGCACACTAGATGTTTGTAGAGAAGCTTGGGTTTATGGAAGGTACAACTTATATTTGAATATGTAGAACCCCTAATTAACTCACTTTTATAATCTTAGTGTCATTAAGCATCTTAATGATGTTTGCATATGGCCCTCCAATCATTTCATTGTTGGCCCTTCAAGGTGAACAGGTTGGGCTCCATGACTGTTACAATACTTTTCATATTTAAGAGTTGACATAGTTTTCAAATAGTTTCGGATCTAAACATTACATGTCAGTTGGAACCAATGAGAACTAAactacagaaaacaacaaatccgAACAGATCGTGCCTCTGAGCTGCCTTGGGTAGTCTCCATAGCAACCATGAATGAGGCACATGGGTATTGTAGTTTTAATGTTGGATAAATGAAACTGAATGAGATAACGtagttatcaaataaaaatgtttttctaattaGTGAAAATAGCATGACTTCCTGATTGTACCTTTCTCCACGCAGACCTGATCTGTTTCTGGGGTTAATATGTTTTTCACAACTGCAGTTATGACCCGTGTTCTACTCACTATGAGTGAAGAACTACTTCTGGTCCTGCAGCTCCGCCCACAATGTGCGTGGCTCTAAGTGTGTCCGTGTTTTTTATTGGTCAGCTCCTTGCTTCCCGTTTCAAACTTCTGTTACGACCGGAAACTGCAGAGATGCGAGCACGAAGGAAACAACTTAAATCAAACAGCTAAAGTCCAAGAAGACAGAAAGAACGGCGACTTTCACCTGGCTGCAGGCAGTCTTTAACCATGAGAGGAGCAGCTAAAAGCAAGGTAAGACCGAATTAAGTCTTAATGTGACGGAACACGTAACTAAGACACCAAACAGGCTGCTGGCCACTGTCATTCGACCTGCTGGAGTTACTCCACAGAGACATCCTGTGATTCATAGAGAAGAAGACCTGTCATGTCAGTTTTGTTCCTCAGCTAAAATGACGAGTTTCCTATTTCAATacatcaacaaaaaaatggCTAAAAATTCATACACTCCTTGAACGTGTGTAAAAATATCTGAGCTCTGTGCATTCAGCTGCCTGTACCTGTCAGACTGACGTTACAGATGTACAGGAGCACTGTGCAGTTCAGGAGAAGAAATGTGAACTCAGGATTTGAATGTTTACAGTGTGAGTAAGGTAATGACACAATCTCATTTCTATAAGTGAATGAACAAGCAGTGCACCTGTAACATGACTAAATGAGAGTTCTGTATCTAACCCCCTTTATGTTATGTCAGGAGCTAAATATTTGGTCCAATTGCAGTTTATTACAATAATATTTGTCCATTGAGAATTTTTATAAAAAGGATCACATAACTTCTCCTCACCAGCAGAATAAAATACAGTAGTAGTTTCTGAGGTTCTTACAGAAATGAAcacaaatgaatgaaacacactgtaatTTCACTCTGAAAATAAAACTAGTATTTAAGTGGTATCCTGCTGTACGCGGATAACACtgtatctgtgataggccagtTGTCAGCCAGCAGATATACTGGTCAGCGTTCACTTGTGACTGTTGGTTGGATCGCAGGTGGTGTCATCAGGGAGGCTGACGGGAAGAGTCAAAGTGCAGCCTGCTAGACGACAGTGAGTACACCATCCCTCACTCATCTTTCCTGTCAAAAAACCCTTCACACTGTACACTTCTCATTCCATAAGCACTCTGTGGGCTCTTATGCTGTGCTGTCCTCCTCTAACTTGTATCATTAGAGTGACTCCAAATCCAGCACCAGCAGCCTGCCTGGAGCCGGCCTACTCTCTCTACTCCACAGACTCTGAGGACCAGGTAAGGAACACAGCTAATTGTGATCAGTAGGATTTTCTTTTTGAGCAGCACAGTGATGCAGCAGTAGTTTCAGTGGACTGATATTGACCGTGTGCTACAGGAATCATTGATTGGACAGTGTGAAAGCTTGCGTACTTGCATACAATTTCTCACTTGAACATCTGGCCGACAAAGGTTCAACCTTGTTAGTTGGTAGTGCAGGGCCCCAGACTAACTTCTACACtgcttgtttttcattgttgtgcACCAGCAAACTGTGGGAGTGTCACATCCGTTTTCTAATAAAAGCAATGTTGAATACATGTGGATTTAATTCAAGTGGAAGTGAATGTGTCTGATTCTCGCGGTTGTGTTCTGTTCTCTCAGGTCACCTCTCTCCATCACGGTCTGGACCGGTGTGCCGCCCTGCTCAGTGGCATCCTTCAGGCCGAGAAACCAGGTTAGATGATTCTCCTCACACAGAGCAGTACATAGATCATTACTACTAATGCTGAAGCAGGAGAGAAAAGACATCAATAACAAATGTCACAAACCTTTAATCAAGCAAAGACACCAGCCATCATCTGGTTCCAACGTCTCCACTATTTTTCCATGTTATATTCATCAATGTCATTTTGTGTACTGAAGCCTTGCCAAGCCTTCCCAGAGCGGTGGCGGCTAAAGCAGCCAAGTCAAGACCATGTACCTCACTGGGGAAGAAGCCCATCAAGAAACAACCTACACTGACAGGTAAAATATTGGTTATTTACATGCACTGATGCGTAGCCTATAGCTGAGAATTTACAGCGATTCAGTCAAGAATAAGAACATGCAGGAGTGACAGTGGTTGTTGGAGAAGATGGGTGCAACACCCTTCTAATGCTGCTACATTttcccttccatctccacctccagctcagaAGAGCCGTCAGTCAGTCCTGCATGGTCCAGGCAGCACAACTCCACGCACCAcacatcagtctgctgtttCACCTGCACACGTGGGAGTGAAGCTCCATCCACCTCAGAAACAAGCTCCCACCCTGCTGCGCTCTCCCTCACCACCGTCAAACTCCCAAACGCTGCGGCATCCATCTCCCACCCAGCCCCCACCTCAGACCTCCCCGTCTCCATCCCAGCCCCAGACCCCCGTCCCCCCACACCTCCCTGTTGCTGACTGCCAGCCCACCGTTCAAACTCCACAAGCACACTGTAAGGCAGGGTGTGATAGAGAAGAGGACGACTTTGTTCCCGTGAGAGACACCGATACCCAAAGCACCgccacagatgcacacacagctgtgagaaacacacacccacacacacacacctgtaccgTGAAGCTGTCAGATATGCAGCTGGAGCACGGAGCGGCTGATGAAGTCCCCCAGGACAAACACAGCAGGGAGGACAGCAGTGCAGAAACACAAGTGAAAGTGAGGACAGTCCAGTTTCTGCTGGGAGAACTCAGAGCTCTGATCGTTGGACAAGGTGAGCTCAGTGTGTCTCAGATGTCTGTCATACAGGGAACTATGGAAACACTTTGAAACGCCTTTTTTTTGCACTTCTcagcttctttcttctttcagcTTACAGTGCTGAATTCCCCCTGTGCTGTGTGGCATGAAGACACTGTTaactctggtgtgtgtgtgtgtgtgtgtgtgtgtgtgtgtgtgtgtgtgtgtgtgtgtgtgtgtgtgtgtgtgtgtgtaggcagcGTAGCAGAGAGGCTGCTCTGTCATCTGGAGCAGACCATTGCCTCACCACTGATCACTGTCGGATGTTCAAACATTCACACCGAACCAGACCTGCCATCACTGCACAGCCAGAACAGTCAGCTCcacaggtcacacacacacacacctacacacacacacacacacacacacacacacacacacacacacacacacacacactcacataatGGTAGACAGTGTGATACGTATCTCAGTTTGGGTGTCACGGCTCAATATGAGTTTGGTAAAACGGgtataaaagcaacaaaaaatgtataagGCTAGGTATATTTTTAGTAGTATTTTTATGCAGGGCTGATATAAAAGCGTATGTTAATGTGATGTTAATACCAgttttagtttgtgtttgttagttgttttgttgtttagtgGCCACTGGTAAAGAGCTTCTACTGGAGGTACAGTACTGCCACCTTGTGTGTTGGAGTGTGGATCAGAGTGGTCACACTGTCACCCACTGGCATATACTTCCAAATGATTACATTGTGTTCCAGCAGTGGGAGGATTCTgttggaggagagggagaaagcaGAGAGCCAGACGAACAGGGAGACACTCTGTAGTTTAGAAGGtaaagtgcatgtgtgtgtgtgtgtatgtgcgtgcgtgtgtgtcagtgtgtgtgtacatgtggcTCTCTGTGAAGTTCACCACCAGGACTAAAGGAACGTGAAGTCTGAACCATGTTTCTCTCCACAGTGTCGGCTCTGCAGGAGGAGCTCACCACAGCTCAGACCCGGCTGCAGGAACTGCAGGACGACCTCACCAGTGCAAAACAACTACATAAAGCcctggaggacacacagagCCAGCTGAGAGACAGGGACGCAGAGATTGCACTCATCAAGACAGGTTCCcatttctgtctgctgtcttGCTGCTCAAACGTGTCTTCTTCACCAGTATGCTGAATATATAAAACAGTGCATCAGCagaataaatagtttttaacaTGGGCACACGGAGCAGTGAAAGataaaaaactgatgaaaatatCTACTGATTGGAACTTTTTATAGATGAAAATTAAACCTGAAACTTACAGCAGATCTAACTTTAATGGAACATTAATCAgcatcattaattaaatatgaacaaaaacacagaaaaaaattcaattttaaTTTCAAGATAAATAGAATGCAGTCTgaagtttgaaaatgaattacagtttttacatgaatcaatttacagtttgtgtgtgtgtgtgtgtgtgtgtgtggtctggaCAGTTCTCTAATGCAGCCATTCTCAAACTCAAACTAAATATTAAGTATTTCCCTAAAAATACATGAAGAAACTTGCTTGTTTTTATCAGTTctgattacttttaaaagtaaatagTAAATGGTTATTTCATAATTAGCTGCCCAACTGAaaatcaatatatattttttaaatggccTGTCGCGGTCCACTGCAGAACTTTTAATTGGAAGGGTGTGTTCCAATGAATCATTCATTCTAATGAATTCATGTCATATGGTGCATGAGATAAAAACTGGAATCCAAAATCAGCCgctcatttattttgttttaactgGCAATATTTTGTAACCACTTGTGAAAACTTATCCCACAAAACAAGATCCACAACATGATCTATCTGTGTGCTCAACCTTCTTTTCAAGCTGTGCCACCATGAGGCCGGTAGTGACGTCTCTGCAGCTGTCTACTTCACGGCTGATTTAGTCGTAGCTAAACCTAAATGGCCACTGTACCATACAGTCATGGTAGAGGGCCGTCTGGCTCGGCTGTTTGTTAAAGCTTCCAAGTGAAACAAGCAGACTCAGTCTGTGTTGTGGTGTTTTGTCCTTTTAATCACCTGCCACCGTGGCCTCAACAGGAAATCACCAGCATTCAACAGGTGGTGTGCGCTCATTTCCAACCATGGATTTATCTCTACAGTTCTTATTACTTATCTGCCTACATATACACTGGTGCTGACAGACCTGTGATAATGCATATTTTATTAGAAAGACAACAATTAAGAAATTGGTGGGCTTATTacattgtctgtctgtctgtctgtcttctgtctgtctgtctgtctagaCTTGGAAGCCACTAGAAGAAGGTTGCTGGACAGTGAAAGGGAGAAGAGTGAGTTGACCTTACTTGCCCAGCAGAGACTGCAAGAGATAGGACACCTTAACAGgtaggcctgtgtgtgtgtgtgtgtgtgtgtgtgtttgtgggggaGTATTAGTGAGTAAAGGAATTGTGAATGTAGCACATCTCTGAGAAGTTCACCATTAAGCTCACTCCCATTTCTCTCCTCTGCGTGTTTCAGGACTCTTCAGAGTCAGACTACCACAGATGTGCCTGTGGTTGGTGACAGCTCAGTGTCTCGGctaacaaaacaacatttcgACCAACACCAGCACCGACGGGATCCAGCAGAGCGCCCCGCTGACTGCATCACCCAGTACCTGATGTCTCTGGGTCAGCTGGAGCCCACACACTCAGGGCTTGAGTGTgtggctgcagagagagaaggaaatgCACAGGAGCAAAGGAAGCTGGCCTCAGTCCAGCTGAAAGACACACTACTACATGCTGATGTCAGATCTCAGCGAGGTGACAAACCTGCAGAGACTTCAGCCCATCATCAGAACACTCATGTCGTCCAGTCACATGGTTTAGATAAAGTCCAGTCGGGAGGGCCACCGCTGAACTCAACACTGTCCCAGTGTGACGTGGAGTCTGTATGGTCTGATATGAGCACACGGTCAGATTCCACCTTTGACACCAGAGCTGAGGTAGCGTTCAGAGATGGCCTGTCAGCGCTGGATGCTAGCATAGCCAGTTTGCAGAGGACAATTCAGCTGGATCTCAGAAGGTGATTTGCACTGAGCTTCACTTTGCATCTTTTATATGATCTAATATatacattgtgttttcatgGGATATGTTGTAATGCATGCTGCATGTTACCCTGTTTGGTTATTTTAATGTTATCCTTAAGATTGGAAATAAAGACTTTTAAGATTTCTTCTTGTTGTGGAGGCAAAAGTCTAAGCCACCGGGGAGTGTATTTGACGTGGGGGGTGTACAATGTCTACAACAGAGTTAGGCTGGTTTCTGTATGTCAGTTAACTTAAGTTGATGACACCtgacttgttttttctttatttaatgcAGCACAAATAGGGTTTAGTCAGGAACAATGGAGAAAATCAAACTGTCAGGAAGACTGAATCCTTGAAGGACAAGAAAATGTGATACTGCTTTACTTTATATCTGGCGGCCCCTGCCAGTTATGGAGTTTGTATAATAACtgcattaatattgttaatattacaaTTGtgagttacatttttttcctccaaaaactacatattgcccctGTAAaggtttgattaaaaaacaaaacaaaaaaacctcatcATTTTTACAAAATTGCAAAACGTGTTTTAATTGTAAAAGAGGCAAAAACCAGAACAAGTATAAAAACAGTTGTCAGTTTTTGGCACACAGTGAACATTCCCACACAGCTATACAAAAAGAGGCAGCATGTGTTCAGCACACCGTATTAATGTTACAATACTCTGAAAAGATTCCCATAAAGCCTACAGTATGCTATAAAATTACAGTACAGCTCTGAATAAGGACACTCGTCTGCTCTACAATATAAATAACAGGATTTCAATTATAAGCAACACAAACCCACAACATATTCCCTTTGGTAGCACAGGGTTAACAAGGCGTATTCACTGCTAATGCAGTTGCTCTTCCCCGCTAAAGGACGGCAGATCGGGccaacacacacctgtactaCTGTCCACGCAAACACATCATAAAATGCAGCCTGACGGCATTTAGAAAGTGCAAAACCAGCCGGCAGTAGAccaacagagaggaagaaaactgTTTCTCTACATTCCACCTTGGGGAGGATGAATGGACATTCCAAGGTGACCAAGGGAGTTTAGGAAAGTAACGGGACGCTGGCCTGTCACACTGACAGATCGTCATCAAGCCACACCTCCAGCTGATCATTTTAGAGAAATTGAAATTATGTTTGTTATTATGATGGCAAAACAGTCTTTTACAATGCAATATGAGCAGCCAGGATGTTTCTGAGCCAAGAAGTCATAAATCTGACCCCAATTTAACATAAATCCAAAATACTGTAGCCTGAAAGGAGCATTCTGGCATTTTGAGAAAAGTGCTGCGTTACTCAGAATTATATTCATCTGGACAGCTAAAAGCTAATCCATCTGCCACTATGAACATTATTGTTTGTCTATACACATCAGTGTTTAAATTTGGCCCCTCCAGTACAGAGATACTGTAGTTCTGGATTAGGTTCTGGATCTGTTGTTTGCAAAATAGCCCCCACTACACTTTAGAATAAAATTAgcaggttcttttttttttcatgtggtaCTGGATGAGCCCACAGACTTGAGTACTCCCTGATAACTGATCCAGCAAGTATATTCTATAGTATAGAAATATCCAATCTTTGCTTATTTAGGTCATAttgaggcatcagtattaaaatCACACTGTTTCGTAACCGTTAGAAACTGATGGTTGTTTAATCAAACTGGATTAAATGTGTCCTGGCTGTCTGTCGTAGTGACTCTGGATTTGGCAGCAAACTATTAATTTCCCGAAACAACAGATTGTTCTTTGAAGCAAGTAAAGAGAAAGCGTCTCAGAGAGCAATTGTCCTCGGTCTGCAGCAGGCTGGTTGGGAGGTCTTTACGAGCCGTGGTACAGGTGGATGGTGCTGGCCACAGCCTGCTTGTATCTGTGCTCAGCCTGGTTACTGCTGCTGTAGTCGCGGCAGCTGCTGTCACTCAGCTCCTCCGCCGTGTCTCCAAAGCCATGGTAGTGTCCGTAATGCAGGAAGTCCCTGCAGTCTGCTCCCATCAGCCCCCACCAGGCCGGCCGGTGGGACACACAGCTGCTGGGACTGCCGGTTAGATGCAGTGAGCCACACATGTCGCCAAAGGAGTGCTGAGCTGGCGCTGCTGCCTGCTGATtggcaggagaggaggacggTGAGGAGAGGCTTCTGGCTTCAGGGTCATCGTGGTCAGCGTAAGGCAGTACGTGATGATGGCCGTTGGTGGCGGCTTTGGTGTCATCTGCTTTAAAACATTCTGCTTAAAAGCAAAGTGTGAAAGTTAATTTCTTAGAGAACAGATCATGCGACACTCTGCTTAATCATTCTTTTAATATTTTCGACATAACACTTTATTTTATCAGCACAAAAGTTCAGTCTCACCTGAGCTGAGGTCCTGTGTAGCCTCCATGTTCATATTCTCCGAATCATCAGCTCCACAGCTCTGCATCTGCACCAACACATCTGCAGCAGGAGACAGGGAGAATGATACAGAACTCTGATTATAACTCACATCACCCACTGTCCTTAGTCCATATCTTCAATGGGATTTTTGTTTCAATTGTTTTAACATTAGTCAAACAATTACAGGAAATTATATCAGATTTTGATTACATAAATACTAAGTAGGTTGTATTTGAATATTATTTAAAActgacaaattaaaaacagtCTCTAAAGAGGGTCTTTAGTGATTTTAGAGGTCACTGTAGGAGAGGGTGAGACGAGGTATTTAGTTGTTTGGAATTTGCCACCTCACCACAGGATGCCACTGAAACTTCATATGGGCAGCTGAGAGTATGATGAATAGCATCATATCCAAAATGTGATGTACGCTAGgagctaaactgcattgctTTGAgtttgcatgtgtgcgtgcCTACTGGGACACACATTCAGTATCTACACAGACGTATGAATGATgaagctgaaaaacaacccTGACCTCCTAAAAAGGTAGTGAAATGTTAATAACAACAGCAATGATATGAAATTCCTTTAACCTACATTTAATTGAACGCAGCAGAAAGACAACATATGTCATGTTCAAACTCAGTTTTGTAAATACACTCATTCTGAGTTTGATGCCTGCTACATGTTGGGACAGGGGCACGTTTACGATCCTCTGTCACTGTTTGCTGCTGAAGCTGGTCCTGAGTTCCAGACACCAGACGCCTGTTCAGTGACCTGCCCTAACTACAGTCAAATATTCTGGCGCCAGTTGCCGTTCCTGACCCCCTGCCTCGCTGCTGGCTCGCGGAGTGGTCTCCACTTCCAGAGCTGCTCTGCTAATCTAGTCATCCTCCTGCCCCATGTCCAAGGCAGTCCGGTTTCGTTGCCAGCCTCCAGAGCTGCTTTGCGAGCGTCCAGGCCTTAATCCAGAGTTGCTCCACCCTTCGGCCCGGCCTCCTGGTCTCCCTTCAGATCTGCTCAGAACATCTGTCTTGCCAGGATGTCCACCTCAGTGGACTGGCCAGTCCTCTTATAGCACCCCCTAAATCCCACCTCCAGCCCCCATCCACCCTCTTGGCAAATTTTTTATACAAGACAGAAAAATGCTTAGAAAAAACACCATGTCTTACTCTCAGCTCTCCTGGCTTTCTTCATGTGCCCAGTGTCCGTGGCAGTCAGCAGCCTCTTCCTGCTGAGCAGGTCCTGACCACATGGGACTCCATTTCCATTCTGTACTCCATTGACATGTCCACTGAGCTGCGGTTGCTTCTGGGTTTTGGAGATGAAGCGGAAACAGTCCTGGAAGCCGTGAGCGTGGGCCAGGTCCGCTGCTGTCTGTCCACTGGCGTTCCTTAAACTGAACCAGAAGATGGCAGGCTGAGACAAACTGACTACTTCCAGTTAGACAGTGTAACAGTCTGACTGCATCCTGCTCTGATCAATGACTGACTTAAGGCTGAACTATCAAAGAAAAGCCTGAACGTAAGAGGGCTTTAAGATTGCAGGGAGAGCTCATCAGGACCCATCAGCAGGGTTGGGTTGTGTTCACTACACTATAAGAACTGATGGAATATGCTGACAGATGTTTTAGATGGCACTTCATGCCCTGGCCCTGGCTTTGTATTACAAATGAGTGTGTTGATGAGAGTGTTGTCCTGACTTGCTGAGACTTGGTGCAAGGGTAATGTAGTgttgctctttctctctatatTTAGCACTGATTGATCTAATGTGAATCTGTACTGAGTAGTAGCAATGTAAATTGGTCAGTGCAGTGCTAGGGGTAACTGATTATCAGCCCTGGCCCAAAATACCCAAGTAAAATACCTGAAATTGTACTGATGaagagtacttgagtaaattgtactttggttcattccatcactgtttgtttgaaatgttaacACAAAGATTTTCATTGTTACTGCAAATAAATATCGACCCCAAATATCGGTTTTCAGTGTCCTTGATTGTATCTGTATCGGCCATCAAAAAGCCATATGGGTCGGTCCCCTAGTCAGCACCCAACCCCACCCATCTTCAGGGACCAGAAGAGCCAACAAACAATCAAATGAAGCTCTCACCAACAGGGAAACATTTCCTAAATGTTGTTGGGTCTGGACAATCTCCCCCTGCAACGCATTCATTAAGCTAAATCGATAAAATCTTACTGGCTGGTAAAAttcaaaagataaaaaaaaataataataatgatttaaagCTAACAACAGAAGATCTATTTCACATCGATCTACAGCTTAAACAGTCTTAATGTCACATTTACTGAAATGTTAGTTGGGTCTCTTTAGGTCTACCTCTTCTGTATCTCCCTCAATACCAGACAAAATTAAATGAGCAGTAGCATTTTTGTCAAATTTTGGCACTGGGGCTGGGCTGACCAAAATTGAGATTTGAGGGTTAAGACAATCTGATACCAATTTATCAGcaatattgattattttttacttaataTCTGATTACTTATTAGCTAACCTATACACAACATCAATATATTACCGTGATGATATTGGACGTTCTGGCTCATGGCACTCTGTGATCATAACTTTTGAGTGCTAACATACATGATGCTTTAGTTGCAACTGACTGATGTTATCTTAAACCTGTTTCTTTAGGATAACTTAGCTATTTAGAGGGGTTTAGTTATTACATCCCTCTGTGACATGGTTCTTAGCTCTAAACACAACCCTGGTATTTTCTGTCCATACTTAAGGCCTATCAACTAACATACATGCTGCTATATGTTGTGTCTGTAATGAGCTAGTATTAGCCAATATATCAATTCCAGCAATTTATTGATACATGTATTTTGTCTGGTGCAACAGTATTAGACACTGGTATTCCTGCACAGTTTCACTTTCAATCTTCCATTTCCTATGTTGACCTTGTGTTCTGTTTGAGTGACAAAAAAGTAAATAACTTAATTGAAGCTTTTTTGAGCCTTTAACCACATCTCAGAGCTTTCACCGCAATGGATCAGTCCTCACGTGATACGCTCCACACACTGTATGACTAGCTGTAATTTAACGACCACAATAAGGTCAAGACAAGAGAGCACCTGAGCCAGTGAGACTTGCTGATGAAGACTGAGATGCAGATGACAGCTCGACAAAAACTAGTATGTGAAGTTCTGAGTTGGGAtcttttgtcacattttccGTACAATATGTTTGAATGCTTTTAttagtttagttttgttttatgttttattcgtTATTATCTCCAGCAAGAGTCCTGAATCTCAGAACATGTGAGTCTGCAGCAGAAACTGTTGAAACAACACTTCCCAGACTGTGCAGGCCTGTGTAGGAACCCTGAAGAAATGACCACAAAGGTTATTCAAATCCTTCATTCTTCACAATTATCTATTCATCGTCTACTCTTCGCCTTGCCTTCTACTGCAGCACAAAAATCCTTCAGCATGATGTAAGAAATCAGTTAGTTGGAGGCTAAACATGCAGGTCTAGACATCACTATTATCATCAGTGCTCTCTCAGAATTGAAAGCAATCACTGCAGGAAATACCTCGCCAGTTTGAACAACTGTAAGATGCTCGATGATGCACATGTGGCAGATTCTGCAGTGCCTATTGGACTGCTCCCTCTTTCTGGGATTACTCAAGAAAATCGTGTTCAAACTGAATAGCTGCAAAACATCAGAATGTGCAGGGTGTCTCATGGTTATCTCTTCTTTACATAATATAGCATATGATCCAAAAGCACATCTAAATATGGAGTTCAGAACTAAACATTTGTTAGAAACACAAGTTTCACTGCTGCCGTGAAACTCCATTAAGCTGAAAAGCTCATGATGTATTTACTGAAGTTCAAATCAATCAAAGCaatctgattgattgatttctaTGTTGTAATCATATTTTTAATTTCtatgcattttgttattttttctcattttaaatACTAGAATTTGGTAATGCTGCATTTTACAGGTCCAGAAGTGTCATGGTTAGTATGCGGTAAGTAAAATATTAGATATTTATCCTTACTTTGCCCCTCAATTACCACAATAATTACCTAAAATGTAATGACAATAAGCCAACGTTATTTAATCATATTATTCAGCTATTTTCCACCAAGCAGTTAATAAATAACTGgtacatttccaggaaacttccaATTGGTTTCTGCTTTACCTCTGCTGACAGTTTCTGTCtaacttcccctcagcaggccACTAAATTGAAGTTAGACAGAAACTAGTTGGAAATTAAAATGGCATGATCAACAGAAGTTAAGCAGAGACCTGGTCAAAGTTTTCTGGAAATTTATAAACGAAAGTACCAGATATTTAT encodes the following:
- the LOC115577094 gene encoding ankyrin repeat domain-containing protein 10-like isoform X1, which produces MRSQSPCQTPGRVLRISSRGCWLIPSSFVFEPLKSAVCWTGKTGDNVCVCNFYSSLMSVRLEPGLSRDEEFMSRFPIHRACRDGDVGALVSLLQQLSNQAQLTVEDSCYGWAPIHWAAHYGQLECVVRLVQLGCEVNTATSRFNQTPTHTAAFGGHPQCLVWLTQAGADVDRQDFLGEAPIHKAARSGSLECIQVLLIAGAKSHLRNASGQTAADLAHAHGFQDCFRFISKTQKQPQLSGHVNGVQNGNGVPCGQDLLSRKRLLTATDTGHMKKARRAENVLVQMQSCGADDSENMNMEATQDLSSAECFKADDTKAATNGHHHVLPYADHDDPEARSLSSPSSSPANQQAAAPAQHSFGDMCGSLHLTGSPSSCVSHRPAWWGLMGADCRDFLHYGHYHGFGDTAEELSDSSCRDYSSSNQAEHRYKQAVASTIHLYHGS
- the LOC115577094 gene encoding ankyrin repeat domain-containing protein 10-like isoform X2, with amino-acid sequence MRSQSPCQTPGRVLRISSRGCWLIPSSFVFEPLKSAVCWTGKTGDNVCVCNFYSSLMSVRLEPGLSRDEEFMSRFPIHRACRDGDVGALVSLLQQLSNQAQLTVEDSCYGWAPIHWAAHYGQLECVVRLVQLGCEVNTATSRFNQTPTHTAAFGGHPQCLVWLTQAGADVDRQDFLGEAPIHKAARSGSLECIQVLLIAGAKSHLRNASGQTAADLAHAHGFQDCFRFISKTQKQPQLSGHVNGVQNGNGVPCGQDLLSRKRLLTATDTGHMKKARRAENVLVQMQSCGADDSENMNMEATQDLSSECFKADDTKAATNGHHHVLPYADHDDPEARSLSSPSSSPANQQAAAPAQHSFGDMCGSLHLTGSPSSCVSHRPAWWGLMGADCRDFLHYGHYHGFGDTAEELSDSSCRDYSSSNQAEHRYKQAVASTIHLYHGS